The Budorcas taxicolor isolate Tak-1 chromosome 16, Takin1.1, whole genome shotgun sequence genome includes the window aaacaaaaagctaCTTTGAATCCTGCGTCCACAATTGCTGAGTCCCAGCTTTCAATGTCCCTGATGTGTGCACTAGCGCCTTTGcttcagaaaataaatgttcaaCCAAAACTGTTGAAGAGCAGCATGAAACACCCAGGATAATGTAAAGAAGTTCTCAGTCACATAACAATTAACAGACCAGTTCAACTATCATCCCAAACCACCAGCCTCTTATGGAACACAGAGCGTGCTCACTTTGAGTCTGGTCAGTGCCTACAGCCCACAAAGTTCTTCCCACAAGCCAAGCGAGTGGTTCCAAAGTGCCTCGTCTATATAGTCTTACTGATGTGGGCACCAGATTAAAAATGTGTGCTGTTGACATAACGTGAGTCCTCCTGAGGCTTGCCAAGAGCTTGTCCGTGGTCACTCAGACAACCTTCCAAAGATACTTCAATAGCCACTTCGGTGGTCTGTCGTCTACCGAGGCCATCACTCTGGGACATGTCCAGAGGGGGACAGCCATTGTGCTCCGCACAGCCATTGACGTGGGCCAGTGGCAGGGCCCCAGGGGGACAGCACAGCTGCTTGGCACAGCTCTTGGTGATGCAAGGGGAGCTGCAGAGCAACTGCAAGTCCTTCTGCCCCAGGGGCCCCTTCAGGTCTGCCTTCTCAAACTGGATGGTCACATTGTGAATTCCGGCGTTGTGGAAGATTTCTCGAACTTTCCTGTTGGCATCCTGATCGCCCCCATCCTGCTGATACTTGATGTGCAGAGTGGCAATGATCTTCCCACTTATAAGCTCCCAGATGTGGACTTCATGGACACTGCTAATTCCGGGCACAGCAGAGAGCTTACTCACTagaataaggaagagaaaacaatAGCCAAGGTGAGGGCTGTAACTGGAACATGGAACCACCGTGGGACAGGTAGGGTCCCTTTATGCCTTCTCACCAGAATGATGTCATTATTaagaataaagaaaggaaaacagctgTACCTATATGAGCACATTTTCCCATaatcttcttcttcctctctaaGTTCCTCTAACATACAGCGTAAGCCCATAAAAGGCAACTGAAGAAAATAAGATTCACAACAACCCTCCCAAAATATGCAGGTTGTTGAGTGTACAAGGCATTAAGTGTTCTGATGGACTGGCATGGGAATATAAAATAGGATGTCTTTTTTAAAGGGGATTTGGCAATATAGATCAAAAACTTTTAGCAGCAATTCTAATACTAGGAATTTAGCTGAAAGGAAACAACCAAATATTTACATATGAGAATGGTTTGGGCAATACTTTTTgtgttaatgaaaaaaaatggaaacggCAAGGAAATAGTTAGTCAATTATATGACAGACGGTGACATAGCTGTGAAAAAGCAAACTGCATATTTAAGGCTATGAGGAAAGGTATATAAGGTATTTTTAGATGAAAAAGCCAATAGCTGGACTGTATATGTGGCATgatcttttcccctttttttaGTGAAAcggtgtatatacacatacaaaaattTTCAGCCAGATAAAGTCTTGTTTCAGTGAATGACTGACACAAAAATATTGAGTGTTAATTTCCGGGTGGTAGGATTATGAGAGATTTCTATTTCCTTATTTAGGCTCTTCTATATTGTTGATACTTTCTAGCATTTAGAAACATGGTATTGAACAGTGAATCCAAGCAACCTAGAGCCAACTGGTCTGAATTCAAGTTTAGTCATTGACTACCTGCAGGAGCTGCATAACCTTACTCAGTCCCTCTGcgcttcagtttccttacctggaaATTAAGATAATCACAGTACTTCATAGGATTATTTTAAGATTACAATGAGTTAATATAAGCAAAGCATCTGGACAATATTACCTAGCATGTAAACAGTGCCATTCAAGTGTTGCTATTGTCATTACAgtctaattttaatattaatatctgctttatatatatatatatatatatatatacacacacacatatatacgtgtatgtgtgtgaaactcactcagtcatgtccaactctttgcgaccccatagactacacgGTCCATGgagttctgcaggccagaatactggagtgggtagcctttcccttctccagggataaatacatatacatatatataactctgttaaaaggcaataaaagaatatatatcacAAATTGccattgagttggccaaaagttcgttcaggtttttccaaGATGTTATGGAAGAACCCCAgagaactttttggtcaacccaatatgtGTTTaatttgctttctccatgagGAAACAAGCCCCTGGAAAGAGCCTCCTTCACCTCAGTCCTCCCCAGCCTGCAACACTGCACGAAGATTAGGCACGCAGAACAGTCACACTGTAAAGCATGCCTCTGGAGGGAAAGCCTAGCCATGGCAACACAGTGTATTAAGATCCATCAAATCTAATTTCAGCTAGTTGTCATGAAATAAGGTCTTCCAGTTTTCAGCCACATCGTGGGCCTGGGCTTTAGTTCATGTTCACTGTCTCACCGATGAAGTGATGATAGAAAAATAGCAAAgattcatgggaaaaaaaaagtgttttcctaTTAAAAACATTCTTTCCATTTAGAAACACTAGAACTAAAGCTGTACATTCAGTTTCTCACCAACATCTGGAAAGCTCCCATTTAGACATTCTAGAAGGTCTCAAAAAACATTCTCAGATGCACAGAAGCTGAAGTGAGAGCTTGACCTTCTGTTTGagcaaagcaaagaaacagattTCACTACTGAATGAGTGGATTGAAACATGGCCCATTTTCCTGTGTTTTAAGACACACAGTGACTTGCATGCCCACAAAAATCAATTAACTAGAAAGCAGGATCTAGAATATGAAGGAATGACTCATATTTTCAGAATAGGGGGAATAAAAATCAAGTCCTGAGCAGAGTGGCCTTATCTGAGTTAGAATAAATCCCTGACATGAAGGTCAATAAATAGCCTAGGAATATTAATAGGGACTGCATAAGAAACACATTCTCAAAAACTCGCGGTAAAGTTAGAGAATGCTGGGCTTAAAAGGACCTCTGGTTCTTGGAGCTGCGAGTCATCTTAGTAGCTGTAGTCATCTACGAAACATAGAAGGATGTTTCAATTGCTTGgtgatttaaaatgtttcaagaTACATAAATCAAACACTGCTCTGAAATAATGCGGCGCTTTGGCCTGAAGAACATTCAGTGGGCAGCAGTTTGAGATCAGAATGGCATGACTTACTCAGCTCTTCCATGTTGACACCTTTGGGGACCATCTGCAGCAGAATGGCAGCAGTCTCCTTGATGAGTGGGAAGGCAGATGATAAAATGATGATGACCATAATGACAGTCAGGCTGGGGTCAATGTAGCACTGCCAGTTACAGGGGTCCTCGCGTTTCAGGGGAAGCACATAGAATATGATGGCTGtgatcaccaccaccactgaccCCAGGGCATCCCCCATCACATGCAAAAGTACCCCtgcagggaagaaagaaagaccaATCAAGCCCAGATCCACGTGTGGGAGCCGCGTGACACTCAGTGACTTGGCTTCCCAGCTCTGTGAATACTTGTTGctactttttttctgttctgtgaGAACAGCAGGCTGGattagaaagcaaaaacaatgacCATTGcatcacagaaaaacaaaaccccagacCACCATCCCATGACCCAGAGAACCCGGAATAGCCTAGGAAGATTGTGAGCTGCAAACACCTGCGGGAAGACGGACTGGGCTAAAGTGCCACATTCCCTTCCCTAAATGCCTTTGCCTACTTTTCACTTAGCCTGTGGTCACTTAAACTGCATTTGGTTTAAGAGATCCTCCGGAATGTCCCCACTAAAGAACTCTTTGTctcaataaaataacatttaaattctACAGATAATAACAAAAATTGGGGTTGCCTTTACTTAAGGGAACCACTTTGAAAAGCTTTAATTATGATATAGAAAACATGTCATCCCAGCAAAGAAGATCTAAATGTTCAATCATTTGTTGGACATAGACTAAATAAACTGTGCTTAGTCATTTagtcagtcctatctgactctttgcgatcccatggactatagcctgccaggcacctctgtccatggggattctccaggcaagaataccagaggttgccatactctcctccagaggatcttcccaacccagggatcaagcccaggtctcccatattgcaggtggattctttactgtctgagccaccagggaagcccagactaaATTGGGATTTAGTGAATTAGGTGAAGATTTGTCAGAAGGATTATACAGTATAAACATAatgttttggggtttgtttttttttttttactttctgtacATCAGAATCTCTCTCTTCAAAGTGTGGTtggcagcttcagcatcacctaGAAGCTCGTGAGACATACCGAATCTCAGGCCCCACTTCCAATCTTTTGAGTCCaattctgcattttaataagatccccaggtgattcaaatgatgataaaaattttcaaagcacTTCTCTAAAAAAAAGCATATGAACTAAGAAAGATCTGCTCTGTCTCTCCAGGTATCCCAGATTCACTCAATAGAATTAATAATGATCTAAAATACTAACAAACTCACTCATGGCTCCGACTGAATCGTTCCACTTAGAAGAGGCTAACTTCTTCTTGGCAGCTTCTGAGTAGCATTATGGTGTCAAATGGCATTTTGAAAACATACCAAATGTAAATTGTGGCATCTTCCCCCCACCAAAGAAGCACAAGAATAAAAAGGAATCCCCACATCTCCTTCAGGCTGTTTACTAATGGCAATAGGATCCTGattcaataaatacattaaaaagtccGATTTTTAAATTCTATGCCCACTctgtccaccccacccccacaggaGTGTCTTACTTCCCAGTCCTTGTCCTCAGCCACCaagaaaaactcaaaatgttCCCAAGAGCTGCTCTCGAGAAGAAACTGAAGATCAAAGCTTTAACCTTCCCCAGGGCAATACAAAACACTACCATAAAAATATGAAGACCAATTATTGCCTTTATGCACTCAACATCATTTTTACTGCTGAGAGTGTCAttctctttttcactcttcatttaGACTATAAGTAACATAAGGGTGAGGGTTGTACCCTACATTTCCTTTGTTTATGTTTTAGCACTGGAGGTATACCATCTAGACACTTGAAAAGTATTTTCTGGTTGATTAGTCAGAACTCTCACAATACAAAGTAACTTCTGCCTCTTAGTAAGAATAACTGTAATGACAGCCAAGACATATGCACCAGACATTGTTGTATGTTGCATGTATGGAAATTTATACAGTAAGTGCTTTTGAGGACTCTCTGAAGTGGTTAGTCTCTccgttttacaaatgaggaaactgaagcacagagtagCTAAGTGActtatccaagatcacacagctaaaacGTGTTTGAATGGGGATATAAATCTGCATAGTCTGACTAGAGAACCATTACATATCCTGCCCCATCTAAGTCCCAAATTCAAGTTTCAGGTTCTTCTGAGAAGTCCCACTACTGGCTcctaagaaaaaaatgttcaaacttatTTTTCACATAATCCACAGTAAGAACCCTATTTTGCATCCTAACCCAGGCATAAATGTACAGTGAaacaaatatttctggaaaaaacaaaaacctatccTTACACAGGATTCATTACTATTTTTCTATTTCGTTCAATTCtagttcattttctaaatgatGATCATACTCTACTAAATTGATTTTATTACCCAAACCATCGTGACCCTCTGAAAAACTGCTTACAGCATCACGTCACTAAATTCCTGAGACTGGCCACTGCGGTGTGTTTTCTGGCCTCCCACGGAAAAATGGTCTTTATCTTCTGGGGAGCACAGTCCACTGGCAGGATTCTGAGATAAGTAGGCCAGTAACTTCTAGAGGGAAGACTATTCCCTGTGATGGGAAATCTCAGGAAAGGCTTCTCAAGAGACGGGCGAGCCTCCGAAGAGGAGGCAGACTTCGAAAGGCAATGATGTCCCAGGCAGGGAAACTCAGCCGGAATGTGTTCCAAGCACAGGACTGGAACGAGGCTGCAGACGAAGACTTGTGAGGCAACGTGAGAGACAGACCTGATGGTCTCTCTCTATGACTCACGGACCTTGTGAACATCAACCTCTTACAGCAGCAAGATTCTCACTGGTGAACTGGGGAGGGTAATAACGTCAGCCTCACTTCCCAAAGCAGCTAGCTCTGAAGAGGCTGTGAAACAACATCTGGAAACCCACTGAGAAGTAATCACACTGAACTGATGGGGAGGCCACTTGTTAAGGGAATCCTCCGCGCTGTTCTGACCAGCATGTATTTCTCACAATAGCACAGTGATGTCCACACTGCTATCATCTCCCTtacatagataaggaaactgaaactcaaagagGATACtttgcttgcccaaggtcacccagctagtgGAAGGCAGAGACAGAACTCAAACCAGACCTCCCTGCCTAAGCACCTTCCTCACCCGCTCTACAAGTGACCTGGGCCCTGAAACCTGGGACCCTTTGTTGCAGTGCTTGCAGCTGGACAAAGGCCTCCTCcagcaacagaatacaaagaaactataaggcaCTAAAAATAGCTGGGTGTATGAGCAGCTGGGGCATATTAGGAACAGTAaggattcctggtggctcagacggtaaagcgtctgcctgcaatgcaggagacccgggttcgatccctgggtcgggaagatcccctggagaaggaaatggcaacccactccagtactcttgcctagaaaattccatggatggaggagcctggtgggctacagtccatggggtggcaaagagtcggacacaactgagcaacatcactcattcaagatacaaaaagaccaaaaagccCAACTTCCACTTctgaagagcctggagcaaaagcaggAGACTAAGGATGCCCTCCATGCACACATCACTACCAaaggggtgggcaaaccacctaagtAAGCCAACTCTCCAACCCCATCCCTGGCCTGGCCCCCACCTTCACCCCATATAGGGAAACAGCTGAACCGTTACTTGTTCtcactcacccccaccccccaaaatgcaggagaggtgggttcgattcctgggtccagaggatcccctggaggaggaaatggcaacccactccagtattgttgcctggaaaattccgtggacagaggggcctggcagactatagctgtggggtcgcaagagtcggacatgactgagcaggtatACAACAGCAGATTATCCGAGTGCCTGCAGTTTGCTGAGGCCCTTCactttcttgtctggcctctaatcaatatttattgattaaGAAGGCCAAGAACCCCAGTCGGTAACAGCGGGGAAGTAGGGGAGACTGTTAAAGGGTAAGGGTGAGGCAGTAAATGAGTGAACAGAAGGCCAGAAACGCCTAGAAAGGAGCATTGGCACGAGAACAGCAAGTCCTTGAATGTCTGCACTGTTAGGGCCTCATTCCTGATGCAATAAAGGTTTCAGGGCAGATTCTGTTCAGACCTCATCTGTGATTCAGAAAGATAGATCAGGCAGTAAGTACTGTCTGAGAGGCAAAGATTGCCACCTGGTAGACGACCCAGTCACCTGATTAGTCACAATGCTCACAGGTAGTTTTGCAAAACCAGGACCCTTAGCCCTCACTTGCTGTCTttagagaaaacaaaactaaaacactgGCATATAGCCTGGAAACTTGATATAAGTTAATGTGTGTCCCAGCATGTATCAGTGGTACTGAATTTATTGAATAACTGGAAACATAGTACCTTAGCACTGGGCATTAGCAAGTGGCTGAGGAAAGATGGGAGATCTttcttaatgggaaaaaaaaaaaaaaaaaaaaaaaaaaacctcaagaattaaaaagaaacacttcctcaagagggaggggatatatgtataggtaACAGCTGtttcatgttgtacagcagaagtcaacacaacattgtaaagcaattatactccaattaaaaagaaaataaaagaaatacttcATCCCAGgagatttcttttcaaaaaaggtCAAGATTGTTATTcatccatttatatttatactgaaataaaaagggttAATTGTCTTTCTGATACCCTGTTGCTGTTTTTCTTAATGGATCATGTTTGAgtctaataaataaaatcaaccagAACAAAGGGCACTTGTTTCTCTGATGAGAAGTTTAAAGAAATGTGCTTTTGTGTTGCTTTGCAGCAGAAGATGGGGTATGTTTTTTAGAAGGCATTTTTTATTCCattgaaataagaaaatcaagaaaTGGCTTTTGCCATAGTATTCTTAGAAATCAAAACCAGAAAgttacctaaatgtccattaaccaAGAATGGATACCTACAGGGTGGAATACTCACACAACGGAACATTGTAATGAAAATGAATGCTCTAGGACAACAttcaacaatatggatgaatctcctCAATGTAATGTTGAGTAGAAGAAGCTGGGCAAAAATTGTACCGACTGTAAGATTCCATTCATATAAAGTACAAATGCAAGTACAATGAATCCATGCTGTTACAAGTCAGAATAGTGGTGACCTGGGAGGGTGCCTAGTGACTAGACAGGAGcatgcggggggtggggggtggggggggcggggggtgccctGGGGTGATGGTAtcttctgtttcttgatctgggtaTTGTACATGGAAGTGTTCAGTTCACTAAAATCCACTGATTGCATATTTATGATATGTGTACTTCTGAGTATGTATATTATACTTgagtaaaatttttactttaaaaaaaaagaaatggtttttGTTCACAAGACTTCCCATCAGCTGTTTGTTCCCTTGAGTGTCTGGAAAGGACTGTCTTGCTTTCTAAAGCAGTGACTAAAATGTCAGAAATGTAATCATTCAGTGGACTGTGGACACTGGAGAAGCCAGCCACCCTGGTGGAGTCCAGAGGCAGTGCGAGATGACAGAAAGAGCCAGAAACAGAAGCCCAggatcccagccctgcctccactGTTAGCTGGGGTGACTTGGGAAGTCACCAGAATCTCTGGTCccttttgctcatctgtaaagtgaaggcCCTGGAGTCTAAGTTCCCCAAGGCCTTTCCAGCTGTAACACGCTGTGGTCTTTCCCTGAATGAGGACACAGGATTCAAGGTAAGGCCA containing:
- the SLC30A10 gene encoding zinc transporter 10, with amino-acid sequence MGRYSGKTCRLLLMLVLTVAFFVAELVSGYLGNSIALLSDSFNMLSDLVSLCVGLSAGCIARRPRGGLGATYGYARAEVVGALSNAVFLTALCFTIFVEAVLRLARPERIDDPELVLIVGALGLAVNVVGLLIFQDCAAWFACCGRRRRQQQQQHPQPAAGVGTRGAFGDPQSAECGWHAGALPVTGRDSAVTLRAASADRKDEKGATVFSNVAGDSLNTQNEPEETMKKEKKSEALNIRGVLLHVMGDALGSVVVVITAIIFYVLPLKREDPCNWQCYIDPSLTVIMVIIILSSAFPLIKETAAILLQMVPKGVNMEELMSKLSAVPGISSVHEVHIWELISGKIIATLHIKYQQDGGDQDANRKVREIFHNAGIHNVTIQFEKADLKGPLGQKDLQLLCSSPCITKSCAKQLCCPPGALPLAHVNGCAEHNGCPPLDMSQSDGLGRRQTTEVAIEVSLEGCLSDHGQALGKPQEDSRYVNSTHF